The Arachidicoccus terrestris genome includes the window GGCCCTTATTCCACTCTTTAATCATATCAGAGCGGTATATCTGATACTGATCAAATAAATCAGCCACTTTCTTTGCCAGCCCAAGCCTTTTTACGCGGGCGATATCCAGCTCGGTCTCACTGGCCGTTTCTGGATTCTCTAACTGGTAGTACCTTGCGATAGAAGGGAACTGCTGTTCAAATTCAATTGCCCCCATCAGGTTAAATAACAGCCAGCAAAGGTTATCTGCACTCATCGTGGCTTCTGCTGCACCCCCTAAAAGAAAATAAATTCTAAAAATCAGGTCATTAGGTTTCAGATACTGTATACCGGCTGCGATTCCCTGCCTTTCAGCAAGCTGCAGACTCAGCCAGTTGTTCATTCCATCGGTTTGCGTGATGACATATTGGGGCCGGAACACGTCTCCCTTATGTTCTGCCATGTCCCGGCATAACCCCCCGGATAGTTCCTCTAATGAATTGGATACTTTTAAATGAAAAGCCATGTATATTAATTAAAATAAAATCAAATATTGCTAGGTGTGCTTTTGTAACCGCTGTATCACGCCAGAGCCCCTGTGGATGCCGATAGCGGCCGCTTCTAACATAACTGAATGACTCCCTTGTATAACAACCTGTTCTCTGGCCCGGGTTACTGCGGTATAGAGTAGTTCCCGGGTGAGTATCTTTGCAGCCTGGGCTTTTTCCGGCAGCAAGACCAGCACCTTATTAAATTCCGATCCCTGGCTTTTATGAATGGTCATGGCAAAAGCCGTCTCCAGGCTCCCGATAAAGCCAGGCAAAACAGATCTTACCGTGCCATCTGCCGCCTCAAACCAGGCCCGCATCACGCCGGCTTCATCCGCTCTGATAATACCTATATCTCCGTTAAACAGGTTTAACTGCCGGTTATTGCCCGTCACCATAACAGGCCTGTTTTGATAAAAGGCTTCATGGGGCTTTAGTCCGGCTCTTTTCTTAAGGATATTTTCAATACGCCGGTTGACCGCCTCCACCCCTAGAGCAGTATCCCTGATCGCACAAAGAACCCGTAATCTGTTTATTTTTCTAAGCGCTATTTGTATATCCGGTTCTTCCAGAAATTCTCTATACCCCAGAACAAACTGCTCAAACACCCCACCATCATATGCCGGATCTATTATGACCTGCGGGTCATAATTGCCGAAAAACCCTTCTAGCTGTTCCGGCTGATTACGCAGTACCGCTTTGCTGAATTTACCGATTCCGTCACTATCCGAAAACCGGTGGCTGTGCTGCAACTCTACTATATGTTCAAAAAGCAAATGTTCTTTATTGTCGCCCATATATTCGTTAGGTAAAATAGAACCAGGCGGCAAAAGCGCCTTCACCTCATCTAAGAAAGCCTCACTAAATTCATTGAGTGCCGGCAAGGCGTTACACAGATCACCAAAAAGGCTGCCCGCTTCCACGGAAGACAGCTGATCTTTATCTCCCAGTAAGATCAACTTGGTTCCCTCGCCTATCGCATCCATGAGTTTAGCCATCAGTGCCACATCAATCATGGAAGCCTCATCGACAATAACCACATCTGCTTCCAAGGGCTGATCCCTGTTATGCTTAAAATTCGGGCTGCCGGCCATTGTTCCTAAAAGCCGGTGTATGGTCGCCGGCGCTAATGCCTGAAAGGCCTCTTTTATAAATGGAGCGCTGTCTGTGGCCGCACGCCTTAAGGATTCTGCCATGCGGGCTGCAGCTTTACCGGTCGGGGCACAAAGGGCAATGCGCAGATCTTTATTCATATGAAGCAATAGACGCAGTACCTTGGCCACCGTTGTGGTTTTACCGGTGCCGGGGCCTCCTGTAATAATTGAAAAATCATGTAACACAGTCGTAAGGGCCGCTAACCACTGCCAGTCTACTTTGCCCTCGATACTGGAAGAACCGGTAAATAATTGTTCGACTACATCTTTCAACCCGGCAAGCTCAGTCAGCCGTATTTTTCTTTTATCTCTTTCATAATCAGAAAACTCCTGAATTCGCTCTAAAATGCGTGTTTCGTAAAAATAATACCGTTGCATATAAAGCCGGTTATGGGCATAGACAAACGGCGTCCTTCCCTCTCCATTTGAAATGAGCGCCGACCGGTCCATAACATCCGGTGCAGGCACCCCTTCATAACCTGCTTCTTTTAACGCTTCCTGGTCAATGGATAGAGGATCAATACAGATATGGCCCTCCGTCAACATTCTGGAAAGTTCAAATAAATAAGGTTCCACCTTCGGATCTTTAAAAAAACGGGCGAACTGTCGATGTATGTTAATTGTTGCACTCATTAAGACGGAATCTGACGAGATGATTTTAAAGGCTAAATTTAGGCATTTGCGGGTACAATTCCGGCATATTGCGCAAGGATTTAGCCAGAAGCACCTGCCATAGTATTAATTCTATATATGTGCTTCAAAAGGAACTTATAAGTCAAGTTTTATTTTTATCTTAGCGCTCATCTCATTAAACATTCAATCAATATTTTAAACGATGGGGAAATTTGTACATGTCGTAAACTTTTGGCTAAAACAGGGAATCAATGACACAGACCGGGCAGCATTTGTAAAAGGGGTAAGCAGTTTAGGAACCATACAAGATCTGGCTACCTTTCATGTCGGCGTACCGGCACCTACGGACCGGCCGGTTATCGATAGAAGTTATGATTATTGTCTGGTTTGTACATTTGAGAATAAAGAGCAGCACGATGCTTACCAGATAGATCCTATACACGATGATTTTAGAGATCATTGCGCCAAGTACTGGGAAAAGGTTTTAATATATGACTCAATTGAGATAACGCCACCTTTATCATAATTCCAAATTTAGTGCCTGACTGTTATCGAAAACGTCAGGCCTTTTTTAATTGAGGGCTCAAATGTAACAGGTGCAGGCTGCCCTTTTACTTTTCGGCTTAAGCTGTCTCGTTCCCTGCCAACTCAAAAACCTTAACTTTACGGATATATACTGAAGCACCGTCTCAAGAATTGGCCCGGCAATACTGTAAAACACACGGCCTGGGTTATGTTCATGTCACTGAATATTGGCTGTGTGAAGAAGTAGAGGAAGATTCCGGCGAGAAAACCAGGTATGAATATTATAATTGACGAAAATCCAACCTATTTGTTTATCAGTAATGTGGTTTAGTAAAGACCCAGGACTCTATAAGCTTACCATTCACGTTATGCCCGATTCTTAACTCAGTTCCTTCATCTAAAAACTCTGTATTGCCAGTTATTCTCATCTCTGGATGTCTCTTTATATCAATGGTGACACTGTCTCCTGTAACATACATATTCCCTTCATATTGAGAATCATATTTTATTGCCGTCACTGAATAATGTTGAACAGATAGTTTATCAATTAGCCAGGCAGAAGAATTAGTCGCTGCACCTGTTGAGTCATATCGAGAATACAGGCCCAGTGACCATACCCCTTGAAATGATTTAGGGATTTCAGTAGTTCTTTTGGATGATGAACATGCGGCAAATAAAATGAGCACCGGAAGTAGTTTTTTCATATTTTATCAATTATTAGTTACTTTTCTAATTCAAAAAGGTTCACCCAGACAGAATTCCATGCCAGATTTTCATTCAACTCCTTCTCTCTCATCTTATCATAAAAGTACCGAAAATAATAGTAGAACAATTGTAGCAAACATGGCGCTAAAAAAAATTGCGGAACATATTGTTTGATCGAAATGATCAGAAAGGCATGCAAAATTATATTGACAACGTGCACCCGGTTAATAAAACTGGTGATATTGTCAAACTGGCCGGCATACTACTATAGCTGCAAAAAATTGGTTGATCGCGGATTAAGAGAAACACAAACCGCATATTACAGAGAGAAATTGATAAATTTGCTGAAAACTAGCAATTATGGACGCATTTGTATTAATATTATCATTCGGATTGGTTATTCTGTTGATTATACTTCCGCAAAAAGGAAAACAAACTCAAGAAATCGTAGATAACGGAATAGAAATCCGGTATAAAGTTTTGATAAACCATATTGCACCTCCAGAAATATATACAAAACGAAAAAAAACGCTTGGCATCTTGACGCTATCTTTTAATAATCTGTACATGGGTGGTGCTCATCACTTAATGGAAGTTCGTGGACAAATATGCATAGAGACTCATTTTATTATTGCGGATTCAGAAAAACATACTCTAAAATGGAAATTTCCTAAAGAATATGATCAAATCAAAATGGGTGATAAAATCAATAATGAAATTGCAGAATATTTTGACAAAATATCCAAAAACTACTCCTGACCTATGGGTCACATTTCGCCTTTCACCTAAAAATCACTAATATCATTGGCCAGCGAAACAACCGCCTCTCTGATGGAGTAATCAATATGACCCTTGAACAAAGCCAAGTTCCTGAGCTCACGGCTTCGCATTATGCCGTCTGGATACTCCCAGGCTATTGGAAGGAAATAGAAATTGCAATAATGGAAAGAATATCCGAAGTCGCCATTCACGTGATAGTTTAGGTATAAGTACATGAGCTCTATCAGGCTGGCTTTACGATGTATAAAACTTCAACCCCCTGCCCTCGGTGAGGGGAATGAGAAACTGGAGGATTTTGAAAACGGATGGTTGAATACGATTTTAGAAAGCGGCAACCATTAACGAAGCAATTTGCACTGAACTCGTTACGAAATAAGTTCTTTTATAATTCGGCAGTTTTGTTTAATATTGTGTTGATAAACCGATTTGATCTTTTTCTCATACAACAAAACTAACCAAATATGAGTCACTCAAATAAGTCCATCGATATCAGTCAATTAAATATCAGCGTTGAGAATCCAAGATTTGAACGTGTAAGTAATCAGCGAGAAGCGATACGGATAATGATTGAAAAACAAGGGGATAAACTTCTTAAACTGGGTAACGATATACTGCAGTACGGATTAAATCCGGCGGAATCAATTCTCGTATTGAAAAACAAAAAGGTTTCAGGTTCCGGGTATGAAGTTCTGGAAGGTAACAGGAGGGTAACTGTTTTAAAACTACTAGAAAATCCCAATTTAATAACTGAAACACATAAATCTTTATTAAACGGATTTAAAAAGTTAAATACTAAATTTCAACAAAATCCAACTGAAAAAGTTAATTGCGTGGTCTTCGATAGCGAGGACGATGCAAATCATTGGATAGATTTGAAACATACTGGACAAAATGACGGAGTAGGAATTGTTCCCTGGGACGCTCAGCAAAAAGCGAGATTTGATGCAAAAACGAAAGGCAAAACTAACTATGCGCTGCAAGTCCTAGATTATTTAGGTAAAAGCGAAAGTGTTGATTCTTCTACTAAAGCGAAGCTAAAAAAGGTTAACTCTTCTTCCTTGCAACGGTTAGTAGGTGACCCAGTTTTTAGAAAATTTTGCGGTTTAGATATTAAGGATGGTAAAGTAACCAGTATTTTACATCCAAAAGAATTCGTTAAGCCACTAACAAAAGTCGTTAACGATTTACTGCGAGACGATTTCACGGTTAAGGATATTTATTACAAGGACGACAGGCAGAATTACATTGAGACTTTTAAAAAAGTTGACATGCCCAATTATGATGATGAGTTGCCTGGCTCTTGGGAGCTAATTGGGACCGAGCCAGTTGGTAAAGCAGTAGGTACTCCAAAATCTACAGCAGCTAGGAGGAGTAAAGTCCTTTCTACAAAAAGAAATACCATAATTCCTAAATGGACCTCCATTCCCATAAACCAGTCTAGAGTTAATAAGATTTACAGAGAACTTAAAGACCTCGATTTAAGGGACTTTGAAAATGCTGCTGCGATTTCGTTTCGCGTTTTTATAGAATTGACATTAGATTCTTATATTGAAAAAAATCCAATAGAGAAAGTAACTTCTGATAGCAAACTTAGCAACAAGCTACAGGCGGTTGCAACAGATATTTTAAACAAAGGGCATTTAAATAAGCAAAAACTAAAAGGCGCATTTACAGCGGCAAGTACTCCAGATAGCATTTTTTCTATAAATACTTTTAATGCTTACGTTCACAATAAAGATTTTCATCCGGATCCGACAAGTTTAAAGAAAAATTGGGATAACTTAGAGTCTTTTATAAGTAAAATATGGGAATTAATTTAACTACAAGTTTTTATTCTCCGTTGAGGTATCCCGGAGGGAAAGGGAAACTGGCCTATTATGTCCAGCTATTAATAGAGCATAACCTCTTGGTAGGGGGGCATTATGTGGAGCCTTATGCGGGAGGTGCTTCTGTAGCCTTGTCCTTGCTTTTCAATGAGTTTGTTGATGAAATACACATCAATGACTATGATTTTAGAGTTTACTCTTTTTGGGATTCAATTTTAAACAGCACTGATGAGTTCTGTGAAAAATTGGTTAACGATGAAATTACGCCAGCAAACTGGGAGCATCAGAAAGAAGTTCAACGAAACCCAAAGAAATTTTCAAAAATAGATATCGGGTATTCCACTTTTTTTCTTAATAGAACTAATAGGTCAGGAATATTAAAAGCCGGTATGATCGGAGGTAAAGAGCAAGGAGGTGACTGGAAATTAGATGCGAGGTTTAATAAGGAAGAGCTCTTAACTAGAATAAGAAAAATTAGCAGGTACAAAGACAGAATAAACCTCTACAACGAAGATGCTGCTAAACTAACCAAAAAGTTAGGGAAAGCCCTTCCTAAAAAAACTTTTTTTTATTTTGATCCACCCTACTATAAAAAAGGGAAGGATTTATATATTAATTTTTATGAACATAATGA containing:
- the recD gene encoding exodeoxyribonuclease V subunit alpha, whose amino-acid sequence is MSATINIHRQFARFFKDPKVEPYLFELSRMLTEGHICIDPLSIDQEALKEAGYEGVPAPDVMDRSALISNGEGRTPFVYAHNRLYMQRYYFYETRILERIQEFSDYERDKRKIRLTELAGLKDVVEQLFTGSSSIEGKVDWQWLAALTTVLHDFSIITGGPGTGKTTTVAKVLRLLLHMNKDLRIALCAPTGKAAARMAESLRRAATDSAPFIKEAFQALAPATIHRLLGTMAGSPNFKHNRDQPLEADVVIVDEASMIDVALMAKLMDAIGEGTKLILLGDKDQLSSVEAGSLFGDLCNALPALNEFSEAFLDEVKALLPPGSILPNEYMGDNKEHLLFEHIVELQHSHRFSDSDGIGKFSKAVLRNQPEQLEGFFGNYDPQVIIDPAYDGGVFEQFVLGYREFLEEPDIQIALRKINRLRVLCAIRDTALGVEAVNRRIENILKKRAGLKPHEAFYQNRPVMVTGNNRQLNLFNGDIGIIRADEAGVMRAWFEAADGTVRSVLPGFIGSLETAFAMTIHKSQGSEFNKVLVLLPEKAQAAKILTRELLYTAVTRAREQVVIQGSHSVMLEAAAIGIHRGSGVIQRLQKHT
- a CDS encoding Dabb family protein — translated: MGKFVHVVNFWLKQGINDTDRAAFVKGVSSLGTIQDLATFHVGVPAPTDRPVIDRSYDYCLVCTFENKEQHDAYQIDPIHDDFRDHCAKYWEKVLIYDSIEITPPLS
- a CDS encoding DNA adenine methylase, with the protein product MGINLTTSFYSPLRYPGGKGKLAYYVQLLIEHNLLVGGHYVEPYAGGASVALSLLFNEFVDEIHINDYDFRVYSFWDSILNSTDEFCEKLVNDEITPANWEHQKEVQRNPKKFSKIDIGYSTFFLNRTNRSGILKAGMIGGKEQGGDWKLDARFNKEELLTRIRKISRYKDRINLYNEDAAKLTKKLGKALPKKTFFYFDPPYYKKGKDLYINFYEHNDHVLIASIIRQMTNKNWIVSYDNNPNIKEIYRDFAQRTYELNYHANAAAKGSEIIIYSNDLIVPILDNPTDKKELKNFATSGLSENWILASQLTSI